The Daphnia pulex isolate KAP4 chromosome 3, ASM2113471v1 genome includes a region encoding these proteins:
- the LOC124189994 gene encoding small glutamine-rich tetratricopeptide repeat-containing protein beta-like, translating into MSSVKRLALAIVQFLAEQKQYGNLSPDAQESLEVAVQCLETAFELTPEDATSLSVSKSLLDIFHDAVASEIPTFPAEVPEDIKLQAEKLKNEGNNLMKSEQFTEALVCYSKAIELDGRNAVYFCNRAAAHSKLNQHQSAIDDCKKAITIDPLYSKAYGRMGLAHASLNQHGDAVRCYERAVQLEPENESYQSNLQIAEEKLKQTGGAERLPGMGPGMGIPGLDVGAMLNNPGLMSMAQQMLSNPNMQQLMNQMMTGSAQGGGGLESLLQVGQQLAHQMQATNPELVEQLRRQMGGPGGGPNPFDPSSEPEAKDPQ; encoded by the exons ATGTCCTCTGTAAAGCGGCTAGCTCTGGCGATCGTGCAATTTCTAGCTGAGCAAAAACAATACGGAAACTTGTCACCTGACGCTCAG GAAAGTTTAGAGGTTGCTGTGCAGTGTTTAGAAACTGCTTTTGAACTGACACCTGAAGACGCAACATCTCTAAGTGTCTCCAAATCTTTGCTCGATATTTTTCATGATGCTGTTGCTTCTGAA ATACCAACCTTTCCTGCTGAAGTACCCGAAGACATCAAACTTCAAgctgaaaaactaaaaaatgaaggaaacaaTCTGATGAAATCTGAGCAATTTACTGAAGCTCTGGTGTGCTATTCAAA GGCCATTGAGTTGGATGGGAGAAATGCAGTCTATTTCTGCAACAGAGCTGCAGCACATAGTAAGCTCAATCAGCATCAGTCTGCCATTGATGATTGTAAAAAAGCAATTACTATTGATCCTCTCTACAGCAAAGCTTATGGCCGAATGGG CTTGGCTCATGCAAGTCTCAATCAACATGGTGATGCTGTTAGGTGCTATGAACGTGCTGTTCAACTGGAGCCAGAGAATGAAAGCTACCAAAGTAATCTTCAAATCGCCGAAGAAAAGCTTAAACAGACTGGCGGAGCTGAACGTCTTCCCGGCATGGGTCCTGGTATGGGTATCCCAGGGCTTGATGTGGGAGCTATGCTCAACAATCCAG gtttgaTGTCTATGGCCCAGCAAATGTTAAGCAATCCAAATATGCAGCAACT gatGAATCAAATGATGACTGGGTCTGCACAAGGAGGTGGTGGGCTGGAATCGCTGCTTCAAGT TGGACAGCAGTTGGCTCATCAGATGCAGGCAACCAATCCCGAATTGGTCGAGCAACTGAGGAGGCAGATGGGCGGACCTGGAGGTGGACCCAATCCGTTTGACCCGTCCTCTGAACCGGAGGCCAAGGATCCTCAGTAA
- the LOC124190091 gene encoding galanin receptor type 2-like translates to MMEMMSDDSSHVNMSDISSNWHGLEIYPLDVSTEDDLLLSINTSSSNRPPSPIESLLGELSGSHSLIFMENAEEMLLPWKNNPNFLPIVLTHVVTFVIGLAGNIVVISTMSRGHGERSVTSMFLVSLAVADLLLVAVSAPLETMGYFLNPWTKGGRLCQLQYYVEMLSAVASVLNLTAVSLERYLVIVYPMKSRSFCTLHNCRRALIAVWIFALLLTAPSVWARDSVTYIYYNNKTSVAVHYCMDTGDIGQEQGLGAYSGFVIALYQLLIMLVFPLLLMIICYSRVIQELWLSTKQITAMTREYNSSSPRRLEVHDAQTGWGSDHHGTSLNTVAGRLSHTQPHPQQHQPHHHCRKPANKYGHSRSGDGAKQARKQVIKMLILVVLLFLVCWGPRLLLNVIIKWGLPSYDHTVYQLRFVFYLLPFVHSCINPVIYGFMSTNFRRMMVRCCTRRRRFSQMCGCLVRCCEDDDAHNTRPNSVMFEMSNGTGLRRHGTLGHTSAYCVSIATTEATLATAIPRNSLYQERPGLFSTEDI, encoded by the exons ATGATGGAGATGATGTCGGATGATTCATCACACGTCAACATGTCCGACATTAGCAGCAACTGGCACGGGCTGGAGATTTATCCCTTGGATGTTTCCACGGAGGACGATTTGCTGCTGAGCAtcaacaccagcagcagcaaccggcCGCCTAGTCCGATCGAATCGTTGTTAG GCGAACTATCAGGTTCTCACTCGCTCATTTTCATGGAGAATGCCGAGGAAATGCTGCTGCCGTGGAAAAATAATCCCAACTTCTTGCCGATTGTTCTGACGCACGTTGTTACTTTCGTGATTGGACTGGCCGGTAATATTGTCGTCATCAGCACCATGAGCCGTGGTCACGGCGAGCGCTCCGTTACAAG caTGTTCCTGGTGAGTTTGGCAGTGGCCGATTTGCTGCTGGTGGCTGTGAGCGCCCCACTCGAGACGATGGGATACTTCCTCAATCCGTGGACTAAAGGCGGTCGACTGTGTCAGCTTCAGTATTACGTCGAAATGCTGTCGGCCGTCGCTTCCGTCCTCAATCTCACAGCCGTTAGCCTAGAAAG ATATCTGGTCATTGTGTACCCGATGAAGTCGCGCTCCTTCTGCACGCTGCACAACTGCCGAAGAGCTCTGATCGCCGTCTGGATTTTCGCTCTCCTGCTCACAGCTCCATCCGTTTGGGCCAGA GACAGCGTGACGTACAtctactacaacaacaagacTTCGGTTGCCGTCCATT ATTGCATGGATACGGGGGATATCGGCCAGGAACAAGGTCTAGGAGCTTACAGTGGGTTCGTCATCGCATTGTACCAGCTGCTCATTATGCTGGTTTTCCCGCTGCTCTTGATGATCATCTGCTACTCGCGAGTCATCCAAGAGCTCTGGCTCTCCACCAAGCAGATCACGGCCATGACTCGCGAGTACAACAGCAGCTCGCCCCGACGTCTGGAAGTTCACGACGCCCAGACCGGATGGGGCTCCGATCATCACGGCACTTCGCTCAACACCGTCGCCGGCCGGCTGAGCCACACGCAACCACATCCGCAGCAGCACCAACCGCATCATCACTGTCGCAAACCGGCCAACAAATACGGACACTCGCGCAGCGGCGACGGCGCCAAACAAGCTCGTAAACAG GTCATCAAGATGTTGATTTTGGTGGTTTTACTTTTCCTGGTTTGCTGGGGACCGAGACTCTTGTTGAACGTCATCATCAAGTGGGGCTTGCCCAGCTACGATCACACCGTCTATCAACTGCGTTTCGTTTTCTATCTACTGCCGTTCGTTCACAGTTGCATCAATCCTGTCATCTACGG tttcATGTCGACAAATTTCCGACGAATGATGGTTCGGTGTTGCACCCGGAGACGAAGATTCTCTCAAATGTGTGGCTGTCTCGTCCGCTGCTGTGAAGACGACGACGCCCACAACACTCGTCCAAACTCGG tcatGTTTGAAATGAGCAATGGAACGGGACTTCGGAGACACGGGACACTTGGTCACACGTCGGCGTACTGCGTCTCGATAGCCACGACCGAAGCGACTTTAGCGACGGCCATTCCGCGCAACTCTCTCTACCAAGAACGGCCGGGGCTGTTTAGTACGGAAGACATTTGA